Proteins encoded within one genomic window of Actinomycetes bacterium:
- a CDS encoding glycosyltransferase: MTGSPMRRAFSVVVCTLDRAESLEQLLVALRQQTHPCFEVVVVAGPCTDSTDAVLERHASEIKAVRNPEANLSRSRNLGAAAAAGEVVAFIDDDGIPEATWLDELDAAYADDEVAGVGGVVRDHTGYAFQCRFNSADRLGRSDSTSEVPLDDLCFPGTWQFPYLIGTNSSFRRDRLVEVGGFDEEIEFYLDETDVCLRLIDAGYVLRQLDGAEVHHKFMPSSRRTSDRVTVDLFAVVKNKIYFSLVNGLGETPADQLMADNSRFAAELREDLLAHGDAGRISDGELEFGLTRLEEAWPAGLEVGYRGRVSMLEDSDPSEPTLLPFPTIAAPAGGRRHAVFVSQSLPPDDTGGIGRYMLDTARELARRGHEVRIVTTGHGHNTVDLEEGVWIHRVTKAPDAPDRPDGVPARIWGNASSVAGEVNRIHGRRPVDAVLGAMWDVETLRLLDGEVPVVTTLVTTLGITLPTKPEWTSDPAFMSDFVEPLLALERQVIERSDLVHAISDAVLEETISVSGAGFDPGRAVVSPLGVPDHLGPPSTSADSAPVVLFVGRLEKRKGIDLLLDAAPQILSADERARLVIVGRDDIPGESGRPPRLDFEDAHGDADWAGRVEFCGMVDDDELWAAYRDCTVFVAPSRFESFGLVYVEAMMAGRPVVALDSGAAREVVVDGATGRLVAADPADLASAVIELCADRGTAEAMGRAGRDRYEQHYSVGAMADSFESLLGEVAGRQS; encoded by the coding sequence GTGACCGGCAGTCCCATGCGTCGCGCGTTCTCGGTTGTGGTGTGCACCCTCGACCGCGCCGAGTCCCTCGAGCAACTCCTCGTGGCACTGCGCCAGCAGACGCACCCCTGTTTCGAGGTGGTCGTCGTGGCGGGGCCCTGCACCGACTCGACCGACGCGGTCCTCGAGCGCCATGCCAGCGAGATCAAGGCTGTGCGCAACCCCGAGGCCAATCTCTCGCGCAGCAGGAACCTTGGGGCCGCCGCCGCAGCCGGCGAGGTCGTGGCGTTCATTGACGACGACGGGATACCCGAGGCCACCTGGCTCGACGAACTGGACGCCGCCTACGCGGACGACGAGGTCGCTGGTGTCGGCGGGGTCGTTCGGGACCACACGGGCTACGCCTTCCAGTGCCGTTTCAACAGCGCAGACCGCCTGGGCCGATCCGACTCGACGTCGGAGGTGCCGCTCGATGACCTGTGCTTCCCCGGCACCTGGCAGTTCCCGTACCTGATCGGCACGAACTCGAGTTTCAGGCGTGACCGGCTCGTGGAGGTCGGCGGCTTCGATGAGGAGATCGAGTTCTACCTCGACGAGACCGACGTGTGCCTCCGTCTCATCGATGCCGGCTACGTGCTGCGCCAGCTGGACGGTGCCGAGGTCCACCACAAGTTCATGCCCAGCTCCCGGCGTACCTCCGACCGCGTGACCGTCGACCTGTTCGCGGTCGTGAAGAACAAGATCTACTTCTCACTGGTCAACGGGCTCGGCGAGACACCCGCGGACCAGCTGATGGCCGACAACTCGCGGTTCGCAGCCGAGCTCCGCGAGGACCTGTTGGCCCACGGTGACGCCGGGCGGATCTCCGACGGAGAACTCGAGTTCGGGCTCACGCGCCTGGAGGAGGCATGGCCGGCCGGGCTGGAGGTCGGCTACCGCGGTCGGGTCTCCATGCTGGAGGACTCCGACCCGTCGGAGCCGACCCTGCTGCCGTTCCCGACCATTGCGGCACCGGCCGGTGGACGGCGGCACGCGGTGTTTGTGTCGCAGTCGCTGCCACCCGACGACACCGGGGGAATCGGCAGGTACATGCTCGACACCGCGCGGGAGCTGGCCCGCAGGGGTCACGAGGTCAGGATCGTGACCACCGGTCACGGCCACAACACGGTTGACCTGGAGGAGGGAGTCTGGATCCACCGGGTCACCAAGGCACCCGACGCTCCGGACCGACCCGATGGTGTGCCCGCACGGATCTGGGGGAACGCATCGTCGGTGGCAGGGGAGGTCAACCGCATCCACGGCCGCAGGCCGGTGGACGCCGTGCTCGGAGCGATGTGGGACGTGGAGACACTGCGGCTGCTCGATGGCGAGGTGCCCGTGGTCACCACCCTCGTGACCACCCTGGGGATCACGCTGCCGACGAAGCCGGAATGGACCTCCGACCCGGCGTTTATGTCGGACTTCGTGGAACCCTTGCTGGCGCTGGAGCGGCAGGTGATCGAGCGCAGCGATCTCGTGCACGCGATCTCTGACGCGGTGCTCGAGGAGACCATCTCGGTCTCCGGGGCGGGGTTCGATCCGGGTCGGGCCGTCGTCAGCCCTCTCGGAGTGCCGGACCACCTCGGCCCTCCGTCGACCAGCGCGGACTCCGCGCCGGTCGTGCTGTTCGTCGGGCGCCTCGAGAAGCGCAAGGGCATCGACCTCCTGCTGGACGCGGCACCGCAGATCCTGTCCGCCGACGAACGGGCCAGGTTGGTGATAGTCGGCCGGGATGACATTCCCGGCGAGTCGGGCCGGCCACCACGGTTGGACTTCGAGGACGCCCACGGCGACGCGGATTGGGCCGGGAGGGTCGAGTTCTGCGGAATGGTCGACGACGACGAGCTCTGGGCCGCCTACCGGGATTGCACCGTGTTCGTGGCGCCGTCTCGATTCGAGTCGTTCGGCCTCGTGTACGTCGAGGCAATGATGGCCGGCCGCCCCGTGGTGGCCCTCGACAGTGGGGCAGCCCGCGAGGTGGTTGTGGATGGCGCCACGGGACGCCTCGTCGCTGCAGACCCGGCTGACCTGGCTTCCGCCGTGATCGAGCTCTGCGCCGATCGAGGTACTGCAGAAGCGATGGGCCGGGCCGGACGGGACCGCTACGAGCAGCACTATTCGGTCGGAGCGATGGCCGACTCGTTCGAGTCGCTCCTCGGCGAGGTGGCGGGGAGGCAGTCGTGA
- a CDS encoding glycosyltransferase family 4 protein yields the protein MGSGNKQLSVVLFGSYDAGLHPRVAVLRDGLEANGKDVRELNAPLGLTTADKVAAASSARRAIGFLLATARSWMKLIRHRRGIGRPDVVVVGYLGHLDVHLAALLFPRSVVVLDYLVGLSDTMRDRGLGRSWLQRLLGAADRAATARADLVVVDTSHHRETLPAAARHKAVVVPVGATSEWAPIEPVYRSGALRVVFFGLYTPLQGAPVIGKAISLLAGRDDIRFTMVGSGQDLDRTKQAASGSPNVEWLDWVDSRELPALVAGHDVCLGIFDTGDKAMRVVPTKVYQGLAAGCAVVTGDTPAARSDLDGAAVLVEPGNPEALADTLADLCDDHEALVAARAAAETRSARFAPAPATKILAYRLGELVPGSSEPVEPLTS from the coding sequence ATGGGAAGTGGCAACAAGCAGCTGTCCGTAGTCCTGTTCGGTTCCTACGACGCCGGGCTGCATCCGCGCGTGGCGGTGCTTCGTGACGGACTCGAGGCCAACGGTAAGGATGTGCGCGAACTCAACGCTCCGCTCGGACTGACGACGGCGGACAAGGTCGCAGCGGCGAGTTCGGCCCGCCGCGCGATCGGCTTCCTGCTGGCGACGGCACGCAGTTGGATGAAGCTGATCCGGCACCGTAGAGGCATTGGGCGCCCGGATGTGGTCGTCGTGGGCTACCTCGGACACCTGGACGTACACCTGGCGGCCTTGCTTTTCCCGCGTAGCGTGGTCGTGCTCGACTACCTGGTGGGCCTTTCGGACACCATGCGTGACCGTGGGCTGGGAAGGAGCTGGCTCCAACGACTGCTCGGGGCCGCCGATCGAGCCGCCACCGCGCGGGCGGATTTGGTGGTCGTCGACACCAGCCACCACCGTGAGACACTCCCGGCCGCTGCTCGCCACAAGGCTGTGGTGGTGCCGGTCGGCGCCACTTCCGAGTGGGCGCCCATCGAGCCCGTGTACCGTTCCGGCGCGCTGCGTGTGGTGTTCTTCGGTCTCTACACGCCGCTGCAGGGTGCCCCGGTGATCGGCAAGGCGATCTCCCTTCTCGCCGGACGAGACGACATCCGGTTCACGATGGTCGGCTCCGGACAGGACCTGGACAGGACCAAACAGGCGGCTTCAGGCTCTCCGAACGTCGAGTGGCTCGATTGGGTCGACTCCAGGGAACTCCCCGCGCTCGTGGCAGGCCACGACGTGTGCCTCGGCATCTTCGACACCGGCGACAAGGCCATGCGGGTGGTGCCCACGAAGGTGTACCAAGGCTTGGCTGCGGGCTGCGCCGTCGTCACGGGTGACACGCCAGCGGCTCGATCCGACCTGGACGGGGCTGCGGTTCTCGTGGAGCCCGGAAACCCCGAAGCGCTGGCCGACACGCTTGCCGACCTCTGCGACGATCACGAGGCCCTCGTAGCAGCACGGGCGGCTGCTGAGACTCGGTCGGCACGGTTCGCGCCGGCCCCGGCAACCAAGATCCTGGCGTACCGGCTGGGCGAGTTGGTGCCAGGCAGTTCAGAACCCGTCGAGCCCCTCACGAGCTGA
- a CDS encoding methyltransferase domain-containing protein, with amino-acid sequence MTSATTQAKRLVRRALDKAVHPYLVDLADRIDRVGQPAPVGDTGAGTSDESNAPSVVFHHTLHELRTMELERVRKGARTAVSVGASGRWYFDWFERHYGELDSHVGVEAFEPKPEDLPDYVTWVESTADRFEGVGDNTVDLVFAGQTTEHLWAQELADFLLESARVLHPGGQLVADSPNRLVTEHLHWSHGGHTVELSAAEFTELLRLAGFEPTRVSGDWLTRYDGRVWELEEGLDQPAALTRRIAGSSADPDDCFIWWIDAERTSRDPDEAALRKRVADVFDSHWNTRISRGMWPGPGSPGPHLGGGHTDWVSSLPIMLHSGHWVLTVRSEGSPSQDMRKVVARLLAPGNVVLEEKSPASVDDASASFEFELDQLWMAIAVQLRAVDVEHPVQLEMPVDLRCDGVE; translated from the coding sequence ATGACCAGCGCCACCACCCAAGCGAAGAGGCTCGTGCGCAGGGCCTTGGACAAGGCCGTTCACCCCTACCTGGTTGATCTGGCGGACCGCATCGACCGGGTGGGTCAGCCTGCCCCTGTCGGCGACACGGGCGCTGGGACAAGCGACGAGAGCAACGCGCCATCCGTGGTGTTCCACCACACGCTGCACGAGTTGCGGACCATGGAGCTCGAACGAGTCCGCAAGGGCGCCCGGACCGCGGTGAGTGTCGGCGCATCGGGCCGCTGGTACTTCGACTGGTTCGAGAGGCACTACGGCGAACTCGACTCGCACGTCGGTGTCGAGGCATTTGAGCCGAAGCCCGAGGATCTTCCCGATTACGTCACCTGGGTGGAGTCCACCGCCGACCGGTTCGAGGGGGTTGGGGACAACACGGTGGACCTCGTGTTCGCCGGCCAGACCACGGAGCACCTGTGGGCGCAGGAACTGGCCGACTTCCTCCTCGAGAGCGCCAGGGTGCTGCATCCTGGTGGCCAGTTGGTCGCAGACAGCCCGAACAGGCTGGTGACCGAGCACCTGCACTGGAGCCACGGTGGGCACACGGTGGAGTTGTCCGCAGCGGAGTTCACCGAACTTCTGCGGCTCGCTGGATTCGAGCCGACTCGCGTGAGCGGTGATTGGCTGACCCGCTATGACGGTCGTGTTTGGGAACTGGAGGAGGGACTCGACCAGCCCGCCGCCCTGACTCGCCGTATCGCAGGTTCGTCGGCTGATCCTGATGACTGCTTCATCTGGTGGATCGACGCAGAACGAACCAGCCGCGACCCGGACGAAGCCGCCCTCAGGAAACGGGTGGCAGATGTGTTCGACTCACACTGGAACACCCGGATCAGCCGGGGCATGTGGCCCGGACCCGGCAGTCCGGGCCCGCATCTGGGAGGTGGCCACACCGACTGGGTCTCGTCCCTGCCGATCATGTTGCATTCGGGGCATTGGGTCCTGACGGTGCGATCGGAGGGAAGCCCGTCTCAGGACATGAGAAAAGTTGTGGCGCGTTTGTTGGCACCGGGGAACGTGGTGCTGGAGGAGAAGTCACCCGCCTCGGTCGACGACGCGTCCGCGTCGTTCGAGTTCGAACTGGACCAGCTCTGGATGGCGATCGCGGTCCAGCTCCGGGCCGTGGATGTCGAGCATCCGGTACAGCTGGAGATGCCGGTCGACCTGAGATGTGACGGGGTTGAGTAG
- a CDS encoding glycosyltransferase family 2 protein yields the protein MKLIIQIPCYNEEETLPATLADLPREAHGFDCVEWLVIDDGSSDRTAEVAEANGVDHIVQVPENRGLAHAFLTGLDAGLRLGADVIVNTDADNQYQGGCIADLVAPVAAGEADMVVGERPIEAVDDFSPMKKRLQRSGSWVVRKLSSTEVRDAASGFRAFDREAAIRLQVYGKYSYTMETIVQAGWEGLRVVSVPIRVNAKTRDSRLVKSIPQYIWRSASTIVRTFALYKPFRFFFLAGLLPFLISLALVGRWFYLQWFTDDVASRVPSLVAAAVFLLLTAQIWVVGFLADLLAANRRMTAEILHEQRRAALDASGIPPN from the coding sequence ATGAAACTGATCATCCAGATCCCCTGCTACAACGAGGAAGAGACGCTTCCGGCAACACTGGCGGACCTTCCGCGTGAGGCGCACGGTTTCGACTGCGTTGAGTGGTTGGTCATCGACGACGGGTCGAGTGACCGCACGGCCGAGGTCGCCGAGGCCAATGGCGTCGACCACATCGTGCAGGTCCCGGAGAACCGTGGACTTGCACACGCCTTCCTCACAGGCCTCGACGCCGGGCTGCGACTCGGCGCGGACGTGATCGTCAACACCGACGCCGACAACCAGTACCAGGGCGGCTGCATTGCGGATCTGGTCGCTCCGGTCGCGGCCGGCGAGGCCGACATGGTGGTCGGCGAACGCCCGATCGAGGCTGTGGACGACTTCTCCCCGATGAAGAAGCGCCTGCAGCGTTCCGGCAGCTGGGTGGTTCGAAAGCTCTCCTCCACCGAGGTGCGCGACGCGGCGTCCGGGTTCAGGGCCTTCGACCGCGAGGCTGCGATCAGGCTCCAGGTGTACGGCAAGTACAGCTACACGATGGAGACGATCGTGCAGGCGGGCTGGGAGGGGCTCCGCGTCGTGTCGGTGCCCATTCGGGTGAACGCGAAGACCCGAGACTCCCGCCTGGTCAAGTCGATCCCGCAGTACATCTGGCGCTCGGCATCGACGATCGTACGGACCTTCGCCCTGTACAAGCCGTTCAGGTTCTTCTTCCTGGCCGGGCTGTTGCCGTTCCTGATCAGCCTTGCGCTCGTCGGCCGCTGGTTCTACCTGCAGTGGTTCACCGACGATGTGGCCAGCCGCGTGCCTTCCCTGGTTGCCGCTGCTGTCTTCCTTTTGCTCACCGCACAGATCTGGGTGGTCGGCTTCCTGGCCGACCTGCTGGCCGCCAACCGTCGCATGACGGCGGAGATCCTCCACGAGCAGCGCAGGGCTGCCCTCGATGCCTCGGGCATCCCACCCAACTGA
- a CDS encoding phospholipid carrier-dependent glycosyltransferase, with translation MLGGVFLVAVVIRLPALTSGELPNVSHPDEPITANVAHDMARRSSLLTDWYTYPSALFIMGAAVLKVSGADESERMVDSKTMGVSRTDHQRAMVALRLISFLAGIAAAAAAGFAIRSLTSSETAGAVGALAVWLSPMYVRHSVLYTPDMLASSATMAALTCAVLWYRRRTWQLLISSGLLAGLAVGSKYNTAVVVIGVLVAVALVPEPWRTRARLAVSVCLAAAVAFLATTPGVIFRWEDFSSGLEGIRSHYESGHFGAEGAVLAFNSSQLVWGLGLFALGSAAVFVTGFPVRRSAPLLTFALLYFVLVSLASVRFERNLLPLVAPMVSLAVVGATVLLARSSWSHRRTMTAGVLLTAATLSLVPGWIRWSDGLYGDDRADARRYLEETLPPDETVIAESYSPLLDLPNVRYHPFLLSLGHPASADLIVINSKGSGRSDTPAAPEADTDALNQLRAEFCLVDRFGDDSYWVEVRRRCE, from the coding sequence GTGCTCGGCGGGGTCTTTCTCGTTGCAGTGGTCATCCGACTGCCGGCCCTGACCTCGGGAGAACTGCCGAACGTCAGCCATCCTGACGAGCCCATCACGGCCAACGTCGCGCACGACATGGCACGTCGGTCGAGCCTCCTCACGGACTGGTACACGTATCCTTCGGCGCTGTTCATCATGGGCGCCGCAGTGCTGAAGGTCTCGGGCGCGGACGAATCGGAGCGAATGGTCGACTCGAAGACGATGGGGGTCTCGCGGACGGACCACCAGAGGGCGATGGTCGCGCTCAGGTTGATCTCGTTCCTGGCCGGCATTGCAGCTGCCGCAGCTGCGGGATTCGCGATCCGAAGCCTGACCTCCAGCGAGACTGCGGGGGCTGTGGGAGCGCTGGCCGTCTGGCTGTCGCCCATGTACGTCCGGCATTCCGTCCTGTACACCCCCGACATGCTGGCATCGTCGGCAACCATGGCGGCTCTGACCTGCGCTGTCCTCTGGTACCGACGGCGAACCTGGCAGCTCCTGATCTCATCCGGGCTTCTTGCCGGACTGGCCGTCGGGTCCAAGTACAACACCGCTGTCGTCGTGATCGGAGTCCTCGTCGCAGTGGCACTGGTGCCCGAGCCATGGCGAACCCGCGCACGACTGGCAGTTTCGGTGTGCCTGGCGGCGGCAGTGGCGTTCCTGGCAACGACGCCTGGCGTGATCTTTCGCTGGGAGGACTTCTCATCCGGCCTCGAGGGGATCCGAAGCCACTACGAATCCGGCCACTTCGGCGCTGAAGGAGCCGTACTCGCGTTCAACTCCTCGCAGCTGGTCTGGGGACTAGGTCTCTTCGCGCTCGGTTCTGCAGCGGTGTTCGTGACGGGCTTCCCGGTCCGGCGGAGCGCACCGTTGCTGACCTTCGCACTGCTGTACTTCGTTCTGGTGTCGCTTGCAAGCGTGCGATTCGAGCGCAACCTGCTTCCGCTCGTCGCTCCAATGGTGTCGCTGGCCGTGGTGGGCGCCACTGTCCTCCTCGCAAGGTCGTCGTGGTCGCACCGAAGAACGATGACCGCCGGCGTCCTGCTGACCGCCGCAACTCTCTCCCTCGTTCCCGGCTGGATACGTTGGTCCGACGGTCTCTATGGGGATGACCGTGCCGACGCCAGGCGGTACCTGGAGGAGACGCTTCCGCCGGACGAGACCGTGATCGCAGAGTCCTACTCTCCACTGCTCGACCTGCCGAACGTGAGGTACCACCCCTTCCTGCTGAGCCTGGGCCATCCCGCCTCGGCAGACCTCATCGTGATCAACTCCAAAGGGAGCGGGCGTAGCGACACTCCAGCTGCGCCCGAGGCGGACACAGATGCGCTCAACCAGCTACGTGCGGAGTTCTGCCTCGTCGACCGTTTCGGCGACGACTCCTACTGGGTTGAGGTCAGGCGTCGCTGCGAGTGA
- a CDS encoding glycosyltransferase: MKVAIVTGLCIELDAISDSVVAQRSVLVDAGHEVMVFAQGGGALPAGAIVETADPWWMGAHPDYAGADLVIFHHGIHYDLFNALQLRHDHAVVVVHFHNITPPALLSGAAARAASEGLDQLAAAAMANLAWCDSQHNADVLAMHAAVGLADTRVVPLLVGGVDGPGLGGASPRSGVLSVGRLVRAKCHADVIRAYASLGEQVRARNPLTIIGRRTESEPGHPSELLSLGESVGIADQLRLLVDVPAKARDGAYAENAVFVIASHHEGFCVPVIEALAGGCQVVATDAGALPDTVAGLGAVVPVGDLDALSGAMEGALAGAGDPDAGAVEAYVRTFGQDAFRKRVLLEATNAVHRGRGRNMAELEHDRSRFAPKQKRLLEMLACPACSGGLAVQGELQVDGAVAAADLVCAVHGRVGVIEDFRPGFLPRNLEAGDPVVGGELEQAVDLDADAVWNGAWSPVPEGRRAEGTGDDWFAFECGAGGFEITFLGHEWSGTALVEVEGGEQHEVDLYRSPPEPVQVGISGLGDGTHRACVTALGGSSGPSQGAQVVVRSARRAVPIAQLRPPGVGAVNRGNPYPGRFPQLVAEMPVDGVALDCGGGDRRYGDDRVYNLEYMDYELPDLYGDGLALPFADDSFDLVQSQAVLEHVPDPQRAVDEIVRILKPGGLAYFEVAFMQPLHAVPSHYMNVTPHGIEHLCRDLEVVDKGEFGGLAETIGWIGGLVDAESRLGPGRFAEVISALDDLDRSLSADELRMAASAVYLLGRKP; encoded by the coding sequence GTGAAGGTCGCGATCGTCACCGGCCTGTGCATCGAACTCGATGCGATATCGGATTCGGTGGTTGCGCAGCGATCGGTGCTCGTGGACGCCGGTCACGAGGTCATGGTGTTCGCCCAGGGGGGTGGTGCGCTGCCGGCCGGGGCCATCGTGGAGACGGCCGATCCATGGTGGATGGGCGCGCATCCGGACTACGCGGGTGCCGACCTGGTGATCTTCCACCACGGAATCCACTATGACCTGTTCAACGCCCTGCAGCTCCGCCACGACCACGCGGTGGTCGTGGTGCACTTCCACAACATCACGCCGCCTGCGCTGCTGTCCGGCGCGGCGGCACGGGCAGCATCAGAAGGTTTGGACCAGCTCGCCGCCGCGGCAATGGCCAACCTCGCGTGGTGCGACTCGCAGCACAACGCAGATGTACTGGCGATGCACGCCGCCGTCGGTCTGGCGGACACGCGCGTCGTGCCGCTGCTGGTCGGGGGAGTCGACGGACCCGGTCTCGGTGGGGCATCCCCGCGCTCGGGCGTCCTGTCGGTCGGCCGGTTGGTGCGGGCCAAGTGCCACGCAGACGTGATCCGCGCGTACGCGTCCCTTGGCGAGCAGGTACGGGCACGCAACCCCCTGACGATCATCGGGCGCCGGACTGAATCCGAGCCCGGCCATCCATCTGAACTGCTGTCCCTCGGCGAGTCCGTCGGCATCGCCGACCAGCTAAGGCTGCTGGTCGACGTGCCGGCGAAGGCGCGTGATGGTGCGTACGCCGAGAATGCCGTCTTCGTCATCGCCTCACACCACGAGGGCTTCTGTGTTCCCGTCATCGAGGCACTGGCCGGTGGATGCCAGGTCGTCGCCACCGACGCGGGCGCACTGCCCGACACGGTGGCCGGCCTTGGTGCCGTGGTTCCGGTCGGCGATCTGGATGCCTTGTCCGGTGCGATGGAGGGAGCGCTCGCAGGGGCCGGCGACCCCGATGCCGGGGCCGTCGAGGCGTACGTGCGAACATTCGGGCAGGACGCATTCCGCAAGCGTGTGCTTCTCGAAGCGACCAACGCCGTTCACCGTGGGAGGGGCAGGAACATGGCCGAGCTCGAACACGACCGAAGCCGGTTCGCGCCCAAGCAGAAGCGCCTGCTGGAGATGCTTGCGTGTCCGGCCTGCTCGGGCGGTCTGGCGGTGCAGGGCGAACTCCAGGTCGACGGAGCGGTGGCGGCGGCCGACCTCGTGTGCGCGGTGCATGGTCGCGTCGGCGTGATCGAGGACTTCCGTCCCGGGTTCCTGCCGCGCAACCTCGAAGCGGGCGACCCGGTGGTCGGGGGAGAGCTGGAACAGGCGGTCGACCTGGATGCCGACGCCGTATGGAACGGTGCGTGGTCGCCCGTGCCCGAAGGCCGCCGTGCAGAGGGAACCGGTGATGACTGGTTCGCCTTCGAGTGCGGTGCGGGGGGCTTCGAGATCACGTTCCTGGGCCACGAGTGGAGTGGCACCGCACTGGTGGAGGTGGAGGGAGGCGAGCAGCACGAGGTCGACCTGTACCGATCGCCCCCCGAGCCCGTGCAGGTGGGCATCAGCGGTCTCGGTGATGGCACCCACCGGGCATGCGTCACCGCGCTCGGGGGCTCGTCGGGCCCATCGCAGGGCGCGCAGGTGGTCGTGCGGTCCGCGCGCAGGGCGGTACCGATTGCGCAGCTCCGCCCGCCGGGAGTGGGTGCGGTCAACAGGGGCAACCCGTACCCCGGGCGGTTTCCACAGCTGGTCGCCGAGATGCCGGTGGATGGCGTGGCACTCGACTGCGGTGGTGGCGACCGCCGCTACGGCGACGACCGTGTCTACAACCTCGAGTACATGGACTACGAGCTGCCCGACCTCTATGGCGACGGTCTCGCCCTCCCCTTCGCCGACGACTCCTTCGACCTGGTGCAGAGCCAGGCGGTGCTCGAGCACGTGCCAGACCCCCAACGCGCCGTCGACGAGATCGTCCGGATACTCAAGCCAGGTGGACTCGCGTACTTCGAAGTGGCGTTCATGCAGCCCCTGCACGCGGTGCCGTCGCACTACATGAACGTCACGCCCCACGGAATAGAACACCTGTGCCGGGATCTGGAGGTGGTCGACAAGGGTGAGTTCGGCGGGCTGGCCGAGACCATCGGTTGGATCGGCGGACTCGTCGATGCCGAGTCCAGGCTCGGACCTGGGCGGTTTGCCGAAGTCATCTCCGCTCTCGACGATCTCGACCGGTCGTTGTCCGCCGACGAACTCCGCATGGCTGCCAGCGCCGTCTACCTCCTGGGGCGAAAGCCCTGA